A window of Chryseobacterium sp. IHB B 17019 genomic DNA:
AGTAAGCTTGTCGTTATAGGCGATATAATTTATACTTACCGTATCGGAGCCTTTTTTCATTTGTTGTAATGTTGAGATGGGAACGGTAATATGCCTTTCGTCCCAGTCTCCACCGTCGTCAGAGAACACTCCGACAACCTTGAACATTGTTCCGTTGATGTTTAATTCTTTCCCGACAGGGCTTCCGTTTTTAATTAAATCCCTTTGAACCATTCTTCCGATCACGGCAACATTTTGTTTCCTGTCCAAATCCGTTGGTGTCAGATAACGGCCTTCCAGCATTTTCCGGTTTTCGATGACCTGCTCTTGCGGCTGAGCTCCGTTGATCTGATAATTTCCGCTCTCCTTACCATATTTCACCAATAAATTAGCGGTATATCTCGGTGTGGAACTTCCAACATTTTCTTTATCGATATTAACCAAGAAATCATAGTCGGAATTATTCATAGTAATCTGCCGATCAGATTGAAGTCCGTTATAAGCAATGGTTGTTTTCCCGGTCATAATCGAAATCAAATTCTGGGCATCTCTTGCAAACCCTTCCGTAAAGGCATTTTGAAGCCCCGTTCCGATCCCGAAAAGCACAATGAAAATAAATAATCCCAAAGCCACAGTAAATCCGGAAAGTACCGTCCGCAATACATTACTGC
This region includes:
- a CDS encoding ABC transporter permease, whose amino-acid sequence is MFDLDRWQEIFSSIRSNVLRTVLSGFTVALGLFIFIVLFGIGTGLQNAFTEGFARDAQNLISIMTGKTTIAYNGLQSDRQITMNNSDYDFLVNIDKENVGSSTPRYTANLLVKYGKESGNYQINGAQPQEQVIENRKMLEGRYLTPTDLDRKQNVAVIGRMVQRDLIKNGSPVGKELNINGTMFKVVGVFSDDGGDWDERHITVPISTLQQMKKGSDTVSINYIAYNDKLTPQEAIKYGDELKDRLKARKNVAPDDENGIRVWNNAQNMNDTFTFMAVLTAIVGFIGMGTLLAGIIGISNIMVYIVKERTKEIGVRKAIGAKPGSIVALIVQESVVITVVSGLIGVGLGVLALYLIGDNLEEYFIKNPSVGWGQIIAAFIALVFSGLIAGFVPAYRASRIKPIEALRTE